A window of Candidatus Methylomirabilota bacterium genomic DNA:
CTTCACGCTCATCGAGCTGATGATCGTGGTCGCCATCATCGGGATTCTGGCCGCCATCGCCATTCCGCTGTACGCCAACGTCCAGACCCGCGCCCGCGTGGCCAAGGCGCAGGCCGATACCCGGACCCTGGCCTCCTCGGTCAGCATCTTTGCGGCCCACGTAGGCGCACTGCCAGCCGCGCTGACGGACCTGACCCAGCAGACCACGAACGGCCTTGGCCAGGTTGCTGGCCCGTTCAT
This region includes:
- a CDS encoding prepilin-type N-terminal cleavage/methylation domain-containing protein, which gives rise to MDDQKGFTLIELMIVVAIIGILAAIAIPLYANVQTRARVAKAQADTRTLASSVSIFAAHVGALPAALTDLTQQTTNGLGQVAGPFMANVPTPPPGGAPAWTGAYTYTSSSTGTFSITASGDGTTITVP